In one Myxocyprinus asiaticus isolate MX2 ecotype Aquarium Trade chromosome 29, UBuf_Myxa_2, whole genome shotgun sequence genomic region, the following are encoded:
- the LOC127420046 gene encoding PTB domain-containing engulfment adapter protein 1-like: MNDIDDDSEISFSVKFLGRVEVACPGGMQILTDAVETLQDPNNEMDVNVKNNKNKVHLFLTRSAIDILEHKTKFMLYTCALSSISFSAVHPTQPKILGFVSKHPAADMFHCYIFQSKKFSHLLVSIIGDAFQACKQNESLGGDRDLVVEALRHKNKILQRENTELKRRLQAHGENIDGVHVYENESDVDKVSSNSGQPTSHVRFFSDDDQVPLQRNF; this comes from the exons ATGAATGACATAGATGATGACAGTGAAATATCCTTCTCAGTTAAA TTTTTGGGTCGTGTTGAGGTGGCCTGTCCAGGTGGGATGCAGATTCTCACAGATGCAGTAGAAACCCTGCAG GATCCCAATAACGAGATGGATGTGAACGTGAAGAACAATAAGAATAAAGTACATTTGTTTCTGACCAGGAGTGCCATTGACATCCTAGAACATAAAACAAAG TTCATGCTGTACACCTGCGCTCTGTCCTCCATTTCATTCAGTGCAGTTCACCCGACACAGCCCAAAATCCTTGGCTTTGTGTCCAAACACCCTGCGGCAGACATGTTTCACTGCTACATCTTCCAGAGCAAGAAGTTT TCTCATCTGCTGGTGTCCATCATAGGTGACGCTTTTCAGGCTTGTAAACAAAATGAAAGTCTGGGAGGTGATCGTGACCTGGTGGTGGAAGCCCTGAGACACAAG AATAAGATACTGCAGCGAGAAAACACGGAGCTGAAGAGGAGACTTCAAGCTCATGGAGAA AACATTGATGGAGTCCACGTTTATGAAAACGAGTCCGATGTTGATAAGGTTTCATCTAATTCAGGACAGCCCACATCACATG tgagATTCTTCTCAGATGATGATCAGGTTCCTTTGCAGAGGAATTTCTGA